ATTTTATAGTATGGGtgttacatatttgaaaataacaCCCACTTAATATTTGGTTTTATtgttaaagacttattcatttgaaagttggagttatacagatagagagaggtcttcgatctgctggttcactccccagttggccgcaatggccagagccattccagtccgaagccaggagcttcttctgggtctcccttgtgggtgcaggggcccaagggcttctactgctttcccaggccacagcagagagctggatcggaagtggaacagccagggcttgaactggcacccatatgggatgccagcactgcaggcggtggctttacctgctatgttacagtgctggccccaatatttggTTTTAGAATTAACAGCTTCCTAGTGAAACTACTAGAGTTACAGAATATATCTGACCAACCACATTGATAGCAGCTTTTGAGTCTGCTGAGTGAGTAGATATATTCATGGAGTACCCGTTGTGTACATGACACTGTAAATACAGCAGGGGACAAAATGTAGTCCTTGCCTTCATGAGTGTGTTTAGTGTTCATTTCTTTTATGAGTCCTGGATGGCACTGGTTTTTTAGAATTACAAGTTTATTACCTATATGTATAAGGAAAACTAAACATTTTGATGTAAAATGAGAAATAACTTATTTATcttaactatttatttaaaaggcagagttagagaggtggagcctggaactccatctgggtttcccatgtgggtgcaggggcccaagtacttgagctgtcttttgctgttctcccaggcacgttatcagggagctgaatcagccaggacatgaaccagcacccatgtggtatgccagcattgtaggcagcagcttaaccaactgcaacacaacagtggccccagtgcctacatttttacaaaaaaacCTTAGTTCTTTGGTTGTTGACTGGTAGATTTTAGCCATAGCTTTTGTACACCTGTTTAGATACTTCTATATGATTTACATATTATTACTATGAGAAAATTTAATGTTTGGGATTTGAGAACTgaattttcagaaaatgttttagTCACAACTTACGAGAATAAATTGGAGACTTCGTTCCCTGAAACACTGTTTGATATCTAACGAAAGAAATACTGCACAAACTGGGaagtttaacttatttgaaacaagttttaatatatattctatatgcATGAACATTAATATTACTAAATGTTTATATAAACATGAAACAAGTACTTACAATAGTAATAGAAAGCTAATTTTCTCACTATTAATTACAGATAAATTTGAGTTGTTGGTATAGAAAGGTCTCAGTTAACAAGGTCTCACCAGTTGTAGGTGTGCTTTATAATTTCCTCCTGTACAATTGATACTAATGGATTTCTTTTTACTTCAAGCTTGCAAATACAGAAGAATACATAGATGGGGCATTGTCTGGACATCTGGGTGAAGTGTTAATAAGGTAAACAGCGCCAGTGTGTGTGAGAAGTTAGTGGTGAGCAGTATGTTTAGTGCCTCAACCTGGAAAttactggttttttaaaaattgtcaattTATCATAATACTGTACAATTAGATTTCAAGATCTTTGAAATTGTTAAACTTgtcaaagataaaatattttggggCTATTCTTCCTCAAGATAGTTCTAATGTTGATAAGTCTTGTGACTCTGTGTTGTAACCTTTATTGTTAAAGATGTTTGTTAGACCCAAGTTCCAGTAATTTTTCCCTtcagaaaatatcatttttaacaaacacataaaaaatgtGTCATGTGCTTTTTAACAAAATGggcctttttttctgtttacagGTGTAATAATGTCCTTTATATCAGGGGTgttgaagaagaggaagaagatggtGAAATGAGAGAGTAGCATCTTTGgtggggttttctttttttatatatatatttctagacaataaagatgtgtttgttttttcaactTGACTTGTGAGCTATTTATATGTAGGTACTTAAACAAATGCAAAGCTCCCCTGTTGAACCAATCAGAACCAATGCTTGAAAAACCATCCTGCTTGATTCAGCGTGGTTTTCTTTTGTTAACCCCAgtacttttttttcctgtagatgcctagaaattttttaaagatgaatttcaGCCCTTATATATTAACTGAGACCTTTTAAAGGCAACTGTTTTTTATATTCTTGAGCTACTTTTAATATGTATACAAGTTAAGCATTTTCTTAGTAttaatatatactatttttactTAGTAGTCAATAAATTCTATGTTCTCTATTAATATATGCTAACTAATGTACATGCTGTAGCTAAAATCAGAACATctgataattaaaataattgtggAGATAGGGCACAACAGAAATTGTGCCCTGACAGGCTGCAAACATATGTTTTGTTGACTTAAGATAATAAAGTATTTAGGACAGAATTTACTGTGAAAGAAAACCAGTCTCACGGTTAAGTTCTGAGACCATAATCTAGCAGTTTTCTCTTCAGCTTTAAACTCATCACAACCCTTCACGTATTTTCAGTTTATACACTGTTATTACTGTAGAATGAATGTACATCATGACAGTGTGCTATGAACTCCCAATAGAATGGTTGAGAAAATAGATGATTTCAATTCTCATGTTGTCAGAGAATAGCCATTATTACCTTTCATGGTCATTCATCACATAGTTTTATCAGTAAACTAATTTTGGATGTGTTGCCTTCACTGGGCCAActcaaaatatatagatataaatgttTAGATTTTATAAGATAATACTTATGAGTAATAAAAACCTGCAAAAAAATAATTCCTACTCTATTGGAATGAGTATAAAGGCCTGTGTTCCTCACATTGGTTAGGACAGGTAATAAGGTGGAATATTGCCATTACTGAAAGCCCAAATCTGCAAAATATACCTAGAATATGCTGGTAATAATATGTCTTACTGCTcctattcaggaaaaaaaatattcttcttCCAGTGATTTTGTTCTTGTATCGCTGACTAAAAGTAGTGTATGTTTGTTACCAGATGGAGGTTTTGAACGATAGATGAGTCTTCTTCCCAACTGAAAcaaaaggaaagtaaaataataacCTTTAGCATAACTATTTCTATTGAAGTATGTAAAATACCACTGTTGAATTGGTTTTGCAAGGTATATGGTTTGGGATTAGTAACCTAATGGATGTTTAACATGCCAAGTCGAGCTGAGTATCAAATTGAGTACTTACCATATACAGAAGACAGAGCACGTAGGTTTTACAGGAAGTGGGGAGACAGGCAACATCATCAAACACTGGTGTTACTATGGGGTCTAGGAAGGGCTCCCATTAGGCGAGGCTTAGGGAGAAAGCCCCTAATTCACacctgtttgttttctctggggcTGTATACTCAAAATCCATCACTACTCAATTCAGGTTTTTCTTTGGGTCTTGGGagccctcctccttccttataATTTTGGTTCTTGTTTTTAGTTTGTAGTTGAAGCTGTGTAAATTAAATGTATGGATGAGGAAATTACCATATTCTATTGGATATGAGATTTGATAGGACGTCTCCACCTTTGTCTCAGAAGGTGCActactgacatttttaaaaatatttttcctaacttgaaaggcagaccagCAGAAAAAGTTCTtaactactgattcactcccaaaattcccacagtagccaaggctgggccagaccaaagccaggagcccagaactccaggtctcccacatgggtgacggggacccaagcccttgatctccccaggatgcattagcaggaagctgagtcagaagcagatagccaggactcagaccagcactttAGCTGTGATCTCTAATGTGGGGATTATAAGACCCACTAGTTGTATGTCATTTTCTGAGTTCAGGATCTCCAAAATAATGTTGAGTCAGAGAGGCAGGGTTTAGAGCCACCATTTGTGCCAAAAAGAGTATGTACACAAACACAGAACAGTTCCAGAAAGATGGAGATGAAACTGTTTAAAGATACTGCCTCCAGGGAGAAGAACTGAGGGAGATTGTCTTTGCACTGAATATTCTTTACCTTTTGAACTTTGAACCACACGCTTgtaatactatttaaaaaaattattggtgGATGGATgtttggcctcatggttaagacGTGCTTGGGACACTTACATCCCATAATAGTACCCAGGTTGGAATCTGCtcttctccagcttcctgctaatccataccctagtaggcagcaggtgatggcccaagtagttgggtccctgtcacctatgtaggagcctagcttttgtgggcatctggggagtgaaccagcaggtaagagatttctctttgttctgtgtcactgcctctgaaataaatagattttttaaaaagtgagcctAATGGGGGAATAGTAGACAGACAATTATTTGAATTATTCCAAAAGTAACAAGGAACCAGAAAGCAACCAGTTGAAGCTGTGAGCAAGCCAGCTTATTTTACTGCAGTTCAGTCTGCAGGTATTAGACACGGTGTTTGTTTTAGCACCACAAGCACTCACATGTTGAGGGTTTGTGGGCCTGCTGAGGGGGAAACACATACCTTCTTCTTCGGTTGTGCTACTGCTCTTTCCAGAGCAGCTTTCAGCCTTTCTTCCTGGTGCTTtagtttttccttcattttctcttcACGCAACCTGTCACAAGAGGGGAGAAAATTGTGTAGATTCTCTACATCACAGAACGTGGGGGGAAAAAACCAGTATCTACATCGTTACTATTTAATGAACTGTCTAAATACTAGAACGCCTTTAAGGTTAAGTGAAAGTGACATGCTTCATCTTCAGCTTAATAATGGCTTTTGAATATTCAGGAAAAGCTCAAATAGTTCTATCATGAAATGGAAAGAAACTTCATTTCACCATTTTGGAAAAAGTAAAAGCTACTCACATCTTGAAATGAGATCAGTCCTCATCCCTCCACCTTACATTTCAACATTTTACTGTTCCTCTGTACAGTAGCCACTTGGATTAACATCTAGTTATTTTTCTCCCTTCTGAAAACcccttttaaaaaactgagataTAAGACACATTTGGGAAAGTACCCAAGTCACAGGTGTATAGGACTATGAATTGCCACAGAAGTGTACATCCCAGTTAATCTTGAATGATGATCCTCAAATTAAGACCAAGATATCCTGCTTGACTTAATCTCTTTTAGAGTTCGTTGTGAGGAGAAAATTCAATGGGATCATCTATGCAGACTGTCTAACAGAAAAGGCATTCACTAAGTAGTAGCATTTTAGTGGACCATGCAATTATATTCTGCGTAACTAACTGGGCATTTTAAGTGCAAAATTAGGTGCTGTATTAGGCGCCTTTGCACCTTGGGGAAAATCAACTAAAATCCTCTTTAATAAGATGGAAAATAACTAGCTTTAGATTGGTGTATCTGCTGAAAACAAGTTGTAATTATGCCTCTGTGAGAGTATAATTGCTACTGTAAGATAGATGCAAGTGCTGTTACTGTAGTGAGTAGTGAGGGCTTCTCATGGAAGGCGTaatctttggaattttttttaatacaacagCCATACGAGGTAAGTACCATTGTTAgtaccattttacagataaagacgCTGAGACTGGAGAAGTTATGCTActgcctgcccaaggtcacaaagctgtGAACAGTTGAACCTGAATCGtacccaggcaggcaggctgtcAGACAGTGCACCTTTCCGTAGTACTAGTCGGTCTCTCACATGTTTTTCTATCACATATTCATTATCCCACATATAGACAATCCTTACCTGCCACATTATACTAGGGGTTGTGTTACAGTTAGAGCAATCACTGTCTCAAGCACAAGATGTACACGAAAACTATTTCACTGGGTTTGGAAATTAATCAGTCTGCTCATTCTCAAAGGCCCCAAGCAGGCAaggatgtggggtgggggtggggttccagGGGCCATAATCCTCATGAGGTTTTGAGTAGTAAATGAATTAATGTCTAAGTGCTGTGCAAGGGTTGCAGTTACGCACTGAGAAAAACCACTCTGGCCCTCACTTTCAAAAAATTCtgtcaggttcactccccagagtttTCCAGTGGAGATAATTCTGTGCCTTGGGTCCTTCACTGCATTTGTAATTCTTTCACATCATGGTTCTGTACACATTTTCATGCAATTGTGTTCAAACCAAAGATTAATTtcttcagcctttaaaaagaccCCTTTGCCAGGTGAGTTGGCCCTGGTGAGTCCTGTGCTTACGGTCCCTTCACAGAGACATGCACTTCCTGAGTGTTCAGTGAGTGTGTTTCCCACACTAAACAATAGCCCTGTGAGGAGGAGAGTGCCAGGTTTCTTCACCATGGCATCCCTGTGTGGCTATTTTTGCCAAATAAGAAACAACTGGAAAATGTGCAATCCAAGCTAACATACTAGCTACTCATTAAATCATCTGCTAGATTTGTATCGTAAGATATGGACTGTACTTTTGCCGCCGTTCTTTCTGTTTTATCCTCTCGATCGCCTCCACATTTTCTTTGGGGATAGATTCGATGAGGTCACTGAGTTCTACCAGGCGAGACTCTACCTTGACCAGCTTTTGAACTGGGTTGAGGCTGCCAACCTCAGCGTCTCCAATGCAGACTCTGTAtacttgattaatttttttactaAGTGAGTCAATCAGTTTTTcctgagacagagaaggaaaggaaggacatAAAACATAACGTCACTGTATGGTTGCTCATTCAATAAATGTGAAATTCTGTATTACTGTATTACATGGAAAAAGTTCCTTC
The window above is part of the Oryctolagus cuniculus chromosome 11, mOryCun1.1, whole genome shotgun sequence genome. Proteins encoded here:
- the SNRPF gene encoding small nuclear ribonucleoprotein F, which gives rise to MSLPLNPKPFLNGLTGKPVMVKLKWGMEYKGYLVSVDGYMNMQLANTEEYIDGALSGHLGEVLIRCNNVLYIRGVEEEEEDGEMRE